From Virgibacillus natechei, the proteins below share one genomic window:
- a CDS encoding dihydroorotase — translation MKLVLKNAKRLSSANELKACEVLIEGNKITRIAASVSEEAAEVIDCGGNVIVPGFIDVHIHLREPGGEHKETIASGTKAAARGGFTTVCAMPNTNPVPDNKETVKELLEKINQDALVRVLPYAAITKKLNGEERTDIAELAKMGVFAFTDDGVGIQTADTMLQTMKQAAANGMPVVAHCEDNSIIYGGVVHDGRVSKELNLPGIPSLSESVQIARDVLLAEATGCHYHVCHVSTKESVRVIRDAKKANINVTAEVTPHHLLMNEDDITTNDTNFKMNPPLRAKEDQEALLEGLLDGTLDFIATDHAPHAEEEKEKGFLKAPFGIVGLETAFSLLYTKLVKTNKITLKQLINYLTIKPSNVFNLPYGTLEENAYADLTVLDLEKETKIDKERFYSKGKNSPFHNWEITGLPILTVADGSIVYKEGFDG, via the coding sequence ATGAAACTAGTATTGAAGAATGCGAAACGGCTATCATCAGCAAATGAGCTTAAAGCATGTGAAGTATTAATTGAAGGCAATAAAATCACACGAATTGCTGCTTCTGTTTCAGAGGAAGCTGCCGAAGTAATAGATTGTGGAGGAAACGTAATCGTACCTGGATTTATTGATGTACACATTCATTTACGTGAACCTGGTGGTGAACATAAAGAAACCATTGCTTCTGGAACGAAAGCTGCAGCACGTGGAGGTTTTACGACGGTTTGCGCAATGCCTAATACAAACCCTGTACCTGACAATAAGGAAACAGTGAAAGAACTTCTAGAAAAAATTAACCAAGATGCTCTCGTTCGGGTGCTTCCCTATGCCGCTATTACAAAAAAATTAAACGGGGAAGAACGAACCGATATAGCAGAACTTGCAAAAATGGGAGTATTTGCCTTTACAGACGACGGTGTGGGCATTCAAACAGCTGACACCATGTTACAAACAATGAAGCAAGCTGCAGCTAATGGGATGCCGGTTGTGGCACATTGTGAAGATAATTCAATTATTTATGGGGGAGTTGTTCACGATGGAAGGGTGAGTAAGGAACTCAATTTACCAGGAATACCTTCACTTAGTGAATCGGTTCAAATTGCTCGTGATGTTTTATTAGCTGAGGCAACCGGTTGTCATTACCATGTCTGTCATGTAAGTACAAAGGAATCGGTAAGAGTAATTCGCGATGCGAAAAAGGCTAATATTAATGTAACAGCAGAAGTTACCCCCCACCATCTGTTAATGAATGAGGATGATATTACGACAAATGATACAAATTTTAAAATGAACCCTCCATTACGAGCAAAAGAAGATCAAGAAGCGTTGTTGGAAGGATTACTGGATGGTACGCTAGATTTTATCGCTACAGATCACGCACCACATGCTGAAGAAGAAAAGGAAAAGGGATTTCTAAAAGCACCTTTTGGAATTGTAGGGCTTGAAACGGCTTTTTCACTTCTTTATACAAAACTTGTTAAAACAAATAAAATCACACTTAAACAATTAATAAATTATTTAACCATTAAGCCGTCAAATGTCTTTAATTTACCATACGGAACGTTAGAAGAAAACGCGTATGCAGACCTAACCGTACTAGATTTAGAAAAAGAAACAAAAATTGATAAAGAACGTTTTTACTCAAAAGGAAAAAACAGCCCATTTCATAATTGGGAAATTACAGGTTTACCAATTTTAACGGTTGCAGATGGAAGCATTGTATATAAGGAGGGTTTTGATGGCTAA
- a CDS encoding carbamoyl phosphate synthase small subunit, whose product MAKRQLILENGTVFIGESFGSEQMTTGEVVFHTGMTGYQEVISDPSNCGHIVMMTYPQVGNYGINRDDFETVTPFIQGLIVKEVCDYPSNFRSEESLDRYLKENGIPGISGIDTRKLTKIIRKHGTMKATIQTVDESAPVILEELKSIPLQTNHVQQTSTTKPYVVPGRGMRIALVDFGMKHGILRELTKRDCHITVVPYNYSVEKILRLNPDGIMLTNGPGDPKNVQEAIEMIRNVLGKIPVFGICLGHQLLALACEADTEKMKFGHRGSNHPVKDLQTAKTYMTSQNHSYVVREDSLANTDLQVTQLALNDNTVEGIKHVIYPAFSVQYYPESSPGPEDSDHLFDDFIQMIKHNQLKKEGSYA is encoded by the coding sequence ATGGCTAAACGACAATTGATTCTCGAAAACGGTACCGTATTTATTGGGGAAAGTTTCGGCAGTGAACAAATGACAACAGGAGAAGTTGTATTTCATACAGGAATGACAGGCTATCAAGAAGTAATTTCAGATCCATCTAATTGCGGTCACATTGTTATGATGACCTATCCACAGGTCGGGAATTATGGCATAAATCGAGATGACTTTGAAACGGTTACCCCCTTTATTCAAGGTTTAATTGTAAAAGAGGTATGTGATTATCCATCAAATTTCCGGAGTGAAGAAAGCTTAGATCGTTATTTAAAAGAAAACGGTATACCAGGAATTTCTGGAATTGACACGAGAAAACTGACAAAGATTATTCGTAAGCATGGAACAATGAAAGCGACGATTCAAACAGTGGACGAATCTGCTCCTGTGATTCTAGAGGAGCTGAAAAGCATACCCTTACAAACAAATCACGTTCAACAAACATCAACCACCAAACCATATGTTGTACCAGGCCGTGGGATGCGGATAGCTTTGGTTGATTTTGGAATGAAACATGGTATATTACGTGAACTGACGAAGCGCGACTGTCATATCACCGTCGTTCCATATAACTATAGTGTAGAAAAAATTTTACGATTAAATCCGGATGGGATTATGCTGACGAATGGCCCTGGAGATCCAAAAAATGTACAAGAAGCGATTGAAATGATTAGAAATGTTCTTGGTAAAATCCCGGTTTTTGGAATTTGTTTAGGCCATCAGTTGTTAGCATTGGCATGTGAGGCTGATACCGAGAAGATGAAGTTTGGGCATAGAGGTTCGAATCATCCAGTTAAAGATCTTCAAACAGCTAAAACCTATATGACATCGCAAAATCATAGCTATGTTGTAAGAGAAGATTCCCTTGCAAATACAGATTTACAAGTAACCCAACTAGCTTTGAATGATAATACGGTTGAAGGTATAAAACATGTGATTTATCCAGCTTTTTCTGTACAGTATTACCCGGAAAGTTCACCTGGACCAGAGGATTCAGATCATTTATTTGATGATTTTATCCAAATGATTAAACATAATCAGCTTAAAAAGGAGGGGTCATATGCCTAG
- the carB gene encoding carbamoyl-phosphate synthase large subunit, with amino-acid sequence MPRNTAIQKILVIGSGPIVIGQAAEFDYSGTQGCQALREEGYTVILANSNPATIMTDHTVADKVYMEPLTIEFLTKIIRKEQPDAILPTLGGQTGLNLAISLEESGILADYGVDLLGTSLESIQKAEDREKFRDLMLELNEPVPESEIVSSVEVACDFAKKIGFPLIVRPAYTLAGTGGGMCYNEEELIETTRNGLALSPVNQCLIEKNIAGLKEIEYEVMRDKNDQAIVVCNMENIDPVGIHTGDSIVVAPSQTLSDREYQMLRNASLKIIRALGIEGGCNVQLALDPNSFEYYIIEVNPRVSRSSALASKATGYPIAKIAAKIAVGLTLDEIINPITGTTYAIFEPALDYVVTKIPRFPFDKFITGDRYLGTQMKATGEVMAIGRSFEESLLKGIRSLDINAEELWLPNLVSLTNEEITSRLKKADDERIFVLAEGLRRGMTVDEIFQLTKIDRFFLVKLNKLIRIEKELIANKNSKQVLSKAKRLGISDTQIGRLWDVSVDAIYDRRHSEEIKPVYKMVDTCAAEFESQTPYFYSTYEEENESIKSDRNKILVLGSGPIRIGQGIEFDYATVHSVLAIQEMGYESIIMNNNPETVSTDFSISDKLYFEPLTLEDVMNVIDLEQPEGVVVQFGGQTAINLAAGLERRGVKILGTNLEAIDRAEDRDKFELLLDDLDLLRPKGKTVLKLDQAIEVANSIGYPVLVRPSYVIGGSRMEIVYDDEELQAYLAKSSNIKSEYPILIDKYITGIEIEVDAISDGETVIVPGIMEHIERSGVHSGDSIAVYPPQRIMEPVKQKCMDAAARIARKLQVKGLINIQFIIQNDDVYVLEVNPRASRTIPFLSKITGVTMANIATKCILGTRLADLGYETGVLPEDDNISVKVPVFSFEKLRSVDTILGPEMKSTGEVIGYDKTLEKALYKGLVASGLSVPQEGAVLLTVADKDKQEALGIARRFHELSFQLYATKGTAALIKKEGISVTEVAKIGSKEPNVLSIIENGHVQFVVNTLTSGKQPRSDGFMIRRESVEHGIACLTSLDTANAILNVIDSTTFNAIPMTNKEAVV; translated from the coding sequence ATGCCTAGAAATACAGCTATTCAAAAAATACTTGTCATTGGTTCAGGACCGATTGTTATCGGTCAAGCAGCTGAATTTGATTATTCAGGTACGCAAGGGTGTCAGGCATTAAGAGAAGAAGGGTATACGGTGATTCTAGCAAACTCGAATCCTGCAACGATTATGACGGATCATACCGTAGCAGATAAGGTCTATATGGAACCACTCACGATTGAATTTTTAACGAAGATCATTCGTAAGGAACAACCGGACGCAATCTTGCCAACGCTTGGTGGTCAAACAGGACTTAATTTAGCCATTTCACTTGAGGAATCTGGGATTTTAGCAGATTATGGAGTGGACCTATTAGGTACGTCATTAGAGTCCATTCAAAAGGCAGAGGATCGTGAGAAATTCAGAGATTTAATGCTGGAATTGAATGAACCTGTACCTGAGAGTGAAATTGTAAGTTCAGTCGAAGTGGCATGTGATTTTGCTAAAAAGATTGGATTTCCCTTAATTGTTCGGCCAGCCTATACACTTGCAGGAACGGGTGGGGGCATGTGCTATAACGAGGAAGAATTGATAGAAACGACGCGTAATGGTCTGGCTTTGTCCCCGGTAAATCAATGCTTAATTGAGAAGAACATCGCAGGGTTAAAGGAAATAGAGTATGAAGTAATGCGCGATAAGAATGACCAAGCAATCGTTGTATGTAATATGGAAAATATTGATCCAGTAGGAATTCATACAGGAGATTCAATCGTTGTAGCACCTTCTCAAACATTAAGTGACAGGGAATACCAGATGCTTCGAAACGCTTCGTTAAAGATTATTCGTGCGCTAGGAATTGAGGGTGGGTGTAATGTGCAACTAGCGCTTGATCCTAATAGCTTCGAGTACTACATCATAGAAGTTAACCCGAGGGTGAGCAGGTCATCAGCATTGGCGTCTAAAGCAACAGGCTATCCGATTGCTAAAATCGCAGCAAAAATAGCGGTTGGTTTAACCTTGGATGAGATTATTAATCCAATAACAGGAACAACATATGCAATTTTCGAACCAGCGCTTGACTACGTTGTTACAAAGATTCCACGTTTTCCATTTGACAAGTTTATAACGGGTGATCGCTATCTGGGAACCCAGATGAAAGCAACGGGAGAAGTTATGGCAATTGGTAGAAGCTTTGAAGAATCGTTATTAAAAGGAATTCGGTCACTGGATATTAACGCAGAAGAGCTTTGGTTACCTAATTTAGTAAGTTTAACGAATGAAGAAATCACATCACGTTTGAAAAAAGCGGACGATGAGCGGATATTTGTTCTAGCAGAAGGATTACGTAGAGGGATGACAGTCGATGAAATTTTTCAGTTAACGAAAATAGATCGCTTTTTCTTAGTGAAATTGAACAAACTTATTCGAATAGAAAAGGAATTAATTGCGAATAAAAATTCAAAACAGGTATTATCGAAAGCCAAAAGACTAGGAATTTCCGATACACAAATTGGCCGATTGTGGGATGTTTCTGTTGATGCCATTTACGACCGACGGCATTCAGAAGAGATAAAACCAGTATATAAAATGGTGGATACTTGTGCAGCTGAATTTGAATCACAAACACCATATTTTTACAGTACTTATGAGGAAGAGAATGAGTCAATTAAATCGGATCGAAATAAAATTCTTGTACTGGGATCTGGTCCAATTCGAATCGGTCAGGGTATTGAATTTGATTATGCAACCGTCCATTCCGTTTTAGCAATACAAGAAATGGGCTATGAATCTATTATTATGAATAACAATCCAGAAACCGTTTCAACGGACTTCAGTATTTCTGACAAGCTTTATTTTGAACCTTTAACGTTGGAAGATGTAATGAATGTTATTGATTTAGAACAGCCAGAAGGAGTTGTTGTTCAATTTGGTGGGCAAACTGCAATTAATCTAGCTGCAGGACTTGAACGTCGTGGTGTAAAGATTTTAGGAACGAATCTAGAAGCAATCGATCGTGCAGAAGATAGAGATAAATTTGAACTGCTATTGGATGATCTGGATTTGTTACGTCCAAAAGGGAAAACTGTTCTCAAACTTGATCAGGCGATTGAAGTAGCGAATTCAATCGGTTATCCCGTATTAGTTCGTCCATCTTATGTGATTGGCGGTAGCAGAATGGAAATTGTATACGATGATGAAGAGTTGCAGGCATATTTAGCGAAATCCAGTAATATAAAGAGTGAATATCCTATACTAATTGACAAATACATTACAGGTATTGAAATAGAAGTGGATGCAATAAGTGACGGAGAAACCGTTATTGTCCCAGGAATTATGGAGCATATTGAGCGTTCCGGTGTACACTCAGGAGATTCTATTGCAGTCTATCCGCCGCAACGAATTATGGAGCCAGTTAAACAGAAATGCATGGATGCAGCAGCACGTATTGCTCGAAAATTACAGGTTAAAGGATTAATCAATATTCAATTCATTATTCAAAATGATGATGTTTATGTACTTGAAGTGAATCCTCGTGCAAGTAGGACAATCCCCTTTTTAAGTAAAATAACCGGCGTAACGATGGCTAACATTGCTACGAAATGCATTTTAGGAACGCGGCTGGCTGATTTGGGGTACGAGACAGGAGTTTTACCAGAAGATGATAATATATCTGTAAAAGTTCCTGTATTTTCATTTGAAAAATTACGAAGCGTGGATACGATACTTGGACCGGAAATGAAATCAACTGGTGAGGTCATTGGATACGACAAGACTTTGGAGAAGGCTTTATATAAAGGTTTGGTAGCGTCTGGCCTTTCCGTGCCACAAGAAGGTGCTGTATTACTAACCGTTGCAGACAAAGATAAGCAGGAAGCACTGGGAATAGCACGCCGCTTTCATGAGTTAAGTTTTCAATTATATGCAACAAAAGGGACAGCAGCTTTAATAAAGAAAGAAGGTATTTCGGTAACGGAAGTAGCGAAGATTGGATCAAAGGAGCCAAATGTTCTATCTATAATTGAAAATGGTCATGTTCAATTTGTTGTGAATACACTTACTTCAGGAAAACAACCGCGTTCTGATGGTTTCATGATTCGTCGGGAATCGGTGGAGCATGGAATTGCTTGCCTAACAAGTTTAGATACAGCAAATGCTATCCTGAATGTAATTGACTCCACTACTTTTAATGCGATACCAATGACAAACAAAGAGGCTGTTGTATGA
- a CDS encoding dihydroorotate dehydrogenase electron transfer subunit, translating to MMRKEKLHILSSKQVALDTVEMVLENTYISKTAVPGQFLHVSVEGHSLRRPISIADIDMENETITILFKIIGSGTKQLATYQRGMKIDVLGPSGNGFNLEIRADSTILLIGGGIGVPPLYYLGKTLAKNHIKLISILGYQTAQHVFYEQRFQEIGETHIVTNDGTHGKKGLVTDVLDTFDFDRYYACGPVPMLQAITAKLEHQPGFISLEERMGCGVGACFACVIPTDTPDGYKKICKDGPVFNAQEVSL from the coding sequence ATGATGCGAAAAGAGAAACTGCATATTCTATCGTCGAAACAGGTTGCACTGGATACGGTCGAAATGGTATTGGAAAACACTTATATTAGTAAAACAGCAGTCCCGGGACAATTTTTGCACGTGAGTGTGGAAGGACACTCATTACGTAGACCTATATCCATTGCAGATATAGATATGGAAAACGAAACGATTACCATTTTGTTCAAAATCATCGGTTCCGGGACAAAACAGCTGGCAACCTACCAGAGAGGGATGAAGATTGATGTATTAGGGCCAAGCGGGAATGGATTTAATTTAGAAATTAGAGCAGATTCAACGATATTATTAATAGGTGGAGGTATTGGCGTCCCGCCCCTTTATTATCTCGGAAAAACATTGGCAAAAAACCATATCAAACTCATCTCCATTCTAGGTTATCAAACAGCTCAACATGTCTTTTATGAACAACGATTCCAAGAAATTGGTGAAACTCATATTGTGACAAACGATGGCACCCATGGTAAAAAAGGATTGGTGACGGATGTTCTGGATACGTTTGATTTTGACCGTTATTATGCTTGTGGACCAGTACCAATGCTGCAGGCGATTACGGCTAAACTGGAACATCAACCAGGGTTTATTTCGCTAGAGGAACGGATGGGATGTGGGGTTGGTGCATGCTTCGCTTGTGTCATACCCACAGATACTCCTGATGGTTATAAAAAAATCTGCAAAGATGGACCTGTTTTTAATGCTCAGGAGGTGAGTTTATGA
- a CDS encoding dihydroorotate dehydrogenase — protein MKNLAMDLPGLNLKNPIMPASGCFGFGREYSEFYDLGELGAVIMKAATGSERFGNNTPRVAETSSGMLNAIGLQNPGVEKIIETEVPFLESFNVPIIANVAGSTVEEYIAVAETFNQTDKVNALELNISCPNVKEGGIQFGTDPDMAANVTRLVKQVSNLPVYVKLSPNVSDIVAMAKAVEVAGADGLSMINTLSGMQIHLPSKRPLLANKTGGLSGAAIKPVAIRMIYEVKQQVSIPIIGMGGITSAEDVLEFLLAGASAVAVGTANFHNPFICPELIEALPEVLYKYGFSSVEAAIGKGVPSYG, from the coding sequence ATGAAAAATTTGGCAATGGATTTACCTGGATTAAATTTAAAAAATCCAATCATGCCTGCCTCTGGTTGTTTTGGTTTTGGACGTGAATATAGTGAATTTTACGATTTAGGTGAATTAGGTGCAGTTATCATGAAGGCTGCAACAGGGAGTGAGCGTTTTGGTAATAACACACCACGTGTTGCTGAAACTTCTTCGGGTATGTTGAACGCAATTGGTCTACAAAATCCAGGTGTCGAGAAGATCATCGAAACCGAGGTGCCTTTTCTGGAAAGTTTTAATGTTCCAATTATCGCTAATGTAGCTGGAAGTACAGTAGAGGAATACATTGCGGTAGCTGAAACGTTTAACCAAACAGATAAGGTGAATGCGCTGGAATTAAATATATCCTGTCCAAATGTAAAAGAAGGCGGCATCCAATTTGGTACAGATCCTGATATGGCAGCAAATGTAACAAGGCTAGTTAAGCAAGTGAGCAACCTGCCTGTTTATGTCAAGCTTTCACCCAATGTATCGGATATAGTGGCAATGGCAAAAGCGGTAGAAGTGGCAGGAGCAGATGGATTATCTATGATTAATACACTGTCGGGAATGCAAATTCATTTGCCAAGCAAACGTCCCTTATTAGCAAATAAAACAGGTGGACTATCTGGAGCTGCAATTAAACCAGTTGCGATTCGTATGATATATGAGGTTAAACAACAGGTTTCTATTCCCATTATAGGCATGGGAGGTATTACAAGTGCAGAGGATGTTCTGGAATTTCTTTTAGCAGGTGCGAGTGCCGTCGCAGTAGGGACAGCTAATTTTCATAATCCGTTTATTTGCCCAGAATTAATAGAAGCATTGCCTGAGGTACTTTATAAATACGGATTTTCTTCAGTTGAGGCTGCAATTGGAAAGGGGGTCCCTTCCTATGGATAA
- the pyrF gene encoding orotidine-5'-phosphate decarboxylase, giving the protein MDKSIYLALDFPDWHETKQFLEVNNLQGIPVKVGMELFYREGAHVIEKLKENNHPIFLDLKLHDIPTTIMKAMKNIAKLEVDMVNVHASGGSEMIKRAKEGLDIGSHANYQTKLIAVTILTSMDNETMHNELLLPGKLEENAWHFARIAKQSGADGVVCSVHEAMKMKKEFGRSFLTVTPGIRLEESSTDDQKRIATPGFARGNGADVLVIGRSVTNAAEPNRAYNQVVKEWGNGG; this is encoded by the coding sequence ATGGATAAATCTATCTATCTAGCACTTGATTTTCCTGATTGGCATGAAACCAAGCAATTCCTGGAAGTAAATAACCTACAGGGTATTCCTGTGAAAGTAGGGATGGAGTTATTTTACCGAGAAGGCGCACATGTGATAGAGAAGTTAAAGGAAAATAATCATCCGATCTTTCTCGATTTAAAATTACATGATATTCCAACAACGATAATGAAGGCCATGAAAAATATTGCAAAACTTGAAGTTGATATGGTTAATGTTCATGCAAGTGGTGGAAGTGAGATGATAAAACGAGCAAAAGAGGGACTAGATATCGGATCTCATGCTAACTATCAAACGAAGCTTATTGCGGTAACAATACTGACTTCTATGGACAATGAAACGATGCATAACGAACTTCTATTGCCAGGAAAACTTGAAGAAAATGCATGGCACTTCGCTCGTATTGCCAAACAGAGCGGAGCAGATGGCGTTGTATGCTCTGTACATGAAGCAATGAAAATGAAAAAAGAATTTGGTAGATCCTTCTTAACTGTAACACCCGGTATACGGTTAGAAGAATCAAGCACAGATGACCAGAAACGAATTGCAACGCCTGGGTTTGCACGAGGAAATGGTGCTGATGTACTTGTGATTGGCAGAAGTGTTACGAACGCAGCTGAACCAAATCGTGCATATAATCAAGTAGTGAAGGAGTGGGGAAATGGCGGTTAG
- the pyrE gene encoding orotate phosphoribosyltransferase, with amino-acid sequence MAVSHELARDLLAIEAVKINTKSYFTWTSGMKSPIYCDNRLTMSHPEIRRKISKYFAQLIENMEEKPDVIAGCATAGIPHAAWLADTLNLPMVYVRSTPKGHGKENQIEGTFEKGQKVLVIEDLISTGSSSIEAAKALRNEGGEVIGVLAIFTYGLQTSIQQFSAENLSFQTITSFDQLIDALVKDAKIEKEEESELLSWRNNL; translated from the coding sequence ATGGCGGTTAGTCATGAATTAGCAAGAGATTTATTAGCTATTGAAGCCGTGAAAATTAATACGAAATCGTATTTCACTTGGACTTCAGGAATGAAATCACCAATCTATTGTGATAACAGGTTAACGATGTCACACCCAGAGATTCGCAGGAAAATCTCTAAATATTTCGCTCAACTCATTGAAAATATGGAAGAAAAACCGGATGTGATTGCAGGTTGTGCCACTGCGGGAATTCCTCATGCAGCTTGGCTTGCTGATACGTTAAATCTACCAATGGTTTACGTTCGTTCCACACCAAAAGGGCATGGAAAAGAAAATCAAATTGAGGGTACATTTGAAAAAGGACAAAAGGTACTTGTGATTGAAGACCTTATTTCTACTGGTAGCTCATCCATAGAAGCAGCCAAAGCATTACGAAATGAAGGTGGAGAAGTGATCGGAGTATTAGCGATCTTCACGTATGGATTACAAACATCCATTCAACAATTTTCTGCTGAAAATCTATCATTTCAAACAATTACTAGCTTTGACCAATTAATAGATGCTTTAGTCAAAGATGCTAAAATAGAAAAAGAAGAAGAAAGTGAATTATTATCCTGGCGTAATAATCTATAA
- a CDS encoding class I SAM-dependent methyltransferase, with product MKKKEVKQVFSKNKQSYVTSSTHSKGSDLPLVTKWLKPQSHMVALDVATGGGHVAKQLAPSVNKIVATDITAEMLENTASHLSPITNIDYVIADAEDLPFLNHSFDIVTCRIAAHHFPNPEKFISEVQRVLKTNGKFLLIDNIASERMEHDHFYNSLEKMRDYSHNRSLKVSEWRQLLTKYNLSIQDQQVKKKTLIYEDWINRTLDSKEDMDRVNSFIQNASEEIQRYYQIKIVNEVIQSFTIDEWMVLCQKK from the coding sequence ATGAAAAAGAAAGAAGTGAAACAAGTGTTCTCAAAAAACAAACAGTCATATGTTACAAGTAGTACGCATTCTAAAGGAAGTGATCTACCTTTAGTAACAAAGTGGTTGAAACCACAATCACACATGGTTGCTCTTGATGTAGCAACAGGTGGTGGACATGTAGCGAAACAACTTGCACCATCAGTGAACAAAATTGTCGCTACTGACATTACCGCGGAAATGCTAGAAAATACTGCTTCACATTTATCACCTATTACAAATATTGACTACGTCATTGCAGATGCAGAAGATTTACCTTTCCTGAACCATTCCTTTGATATTGTAACTTGTAGAATAGCAGCACATCATTTTCCTAATCCAGAAAAATTCATCAGTGAGGTGCAGCGGGTTTTAAAAACGAATGGAAAATTCTTGCTTATAGATAATATAGCTTCTGAAAGAATGGAACATGACCACTTCTATAATTCATTAGAGAAAATGCGTGATTACAGTCATAATAGATCTTTGAAGGTTTCTGAGTGGAGACAACTATTGACCAAATATAATTTATCCATCCAAGACCAACAAGTAAAGAAAAAAACATTAATCTATGAAGACTGGATAAATAGAACATTAGACAGCAAAGAAGATATGGATCGAGTTAACAGCTTTATACAAAATGCATCAGAAGAAATACAAAGGTATTATCAAATAAAGATTGTGAATGAAGTTATTCAATCATTTACTATTGATGAATGGATGGTCTTATGCCAAAAGAAATGA
- a CDS encoding LysR family transcriptional regulator — translation MKIEDYALLLSLNKIGTIRGTAKSILISQPAVTQRLKYIEDYFGQAIFIRTPKRLVLTPSGEMILSHAALVIDQEQKIKNALAESSKEVQGTLSIACSSLISQRFLPAILGEFNTKFPKVAIDLVTGISEDIKRDHRNYHVCIIRGEKLKETTCVRLFDDPLFIFDTEPFPENKMKKRPLISFSSDDSMHELVDNWLYHHQGEIQPLRTITVDQIETCKQFMKQGLGMAVLPESVSDSMKDEYPHVPLKLNGEAVTRDTWVCYQEGARRLPQVDQFINALTTRSFL, via the coding sequence ATGAAAATTGAGGATTATGCGTTATTATTAAGCTTAAATAAGATAGGAACGATTCGTGGTACAGCCAAATCAATTTTAATATCACAACCTGCTGTAACTCAACGTCTCAAATATATAGAAGATTATTTTGGCCAGGCTATCTTTATTCGCACACCAAAAAGACTAGTGTTAACACCAAGCGGGGAAATGATCTTAAGTCATGCTGCTTTGGTGATTGATCAAGAGCAAAAAATAAAAAATGCACTTGCTGAATCGAGTAAAGAAGTTCAAGGAACATTATCAATTGCTTGTTCTTCCCTTATTAGCCAGCGTTTTTTACCGGCAATTCTGGGTGAATTTAACACTAAATTTCCTAAAGTTGCTATCGACCTTGTAACAGGTATTAGTGAAGATATCAAACGCGACCATAGGAACTATCATGTTTGTATTATTCGTGGTGAAAAATTGAAAGAGACGACATGTGTACGATTGTTTGATGATCCATTATTTATTTTTGATACGGAGCCATTTCCGGAAAATAAAATGAAAAAACGTCCATTAATTTCCTTTAGCAGTGATGATAGTATGCATGAGCTTGTAGATAATTGGCTTTATCATCATCAAGGTGAAATTCAACCACTTCGAACAATCACAGTTGATCAGATTGAAACCTGTAAGCAATTTATGAAACAAGGATTAGGTATGGCGGTATTACCCGAAAGTGTTTCCGATTCAATGAAAGACGAATACCCGCATGTTCCGCTTAAGCTGAACGGTGAAGCAGTAACGAGAGATACATGGGTTTGCTATCAGGAAGGGGCGCGGAGATTACCTCAAGTTGATCAATTTATAAATGCGTTAACAACGAGGTCATTCCTATAA
- a CDS encoding organic hydroperoxide resistance protein, with translation MSEIIFTSQATAKNGRDGHVKSDDELIDLNLVNPAANKDAKGSNPEQLFAAGYAACYDGALNLVASQQKKKIESETNAEVSFMKDSADGGNKIAVTLNIKMEGVSLEEAEELAESAHQVCPYSKATRGNIDVTLNPKVV, from the coding sequence ATGAGTGAAATTATATTTACGTCACAAGCAACTGCTAAAAATGGAAGAGATGGTCACGTTAAATCTGATGATGAGTTAATTGATCTAAATCTAGTTAATCCAGCAGCTAATAAAGATGCTAAAGGATCCAATCCGGAGCAGCTGTTTGCAGCAGGGTATGCTGCTTGCTATGATGGGGCATTAAATTTAGTAGCAAGTCAACAGAAGAAAAAAATTGAATCTGAAACGAACGCTGAAGTGAGCTTTATGAAGGATTCAGCAGATGGTGGAAACAAGATAGCTGTTACACTAAACATTAAAATGGAGGGCGTTAGTCTCGAAGAAGCAGAAGAATTAGCGGAATCTGCACATCAGGTTTGCCCCTATTCCAAAGCAACAAGAGGTAATATTGACGTAACATTAAATCCAAAAGTAGTTTAA